In the Desulfofalx alkaliphila DSM 12257 genome, ATGTCAAACACATTAACAAGGTGTTGAGATTAAAAGAGGGCGACGAAGTTACCCTCCTTGACGGTGTTGGCAACTGTTACCTTTCGCGCATTTCGGTCAATACTAAAGACAAGGTAATTTGTGAAATATTAGAAAAAACCGATGCCGGCGGCGAACCGCCGGTGGCCATAACACTGGTGCAATGTCTACCCAAGGGGGATAAAACCGAACTCATTATTCAAAAGGGTACCGAGCTGGGCATTAAACGCTTTATACCCTTAAAATGTACCCGGTCTGTGGTTAAGCTTGACGATAAAAAGGGGGCAGAGCGCCGGAAAAGATGGCAACGGGTGGCCTTGGAGGCAGCTAAGCAATGCCGGCGTGCACAGGTGCCCCAGGTAGATTTGCCCACCACATGGCAGCAAATGCTTGCCGGTTTACCTAAGGATGCACTGCTATTAATGCCCTATGAAGGTGAACGGACCACATCTTTAAAGGAAGTACTAAGCCGCCGGCAAGGACATGAAAATGTTTACATAATCATTGGCCCTGAAGGGGGCTTTGCACCGGAAGAGGTGGAATTGGCCTGCCGGCATGGTGTCAAAACAGTGTCCCTGGGACCCCGCATACTGCGCACTGAAACGGTGGGCTTAACAATGGCCGGCGTGATTATGTATCTGTACGGTGATCTGGGGGGAATTTAGGTGTCTCAAAAGACAGTGGCAATACATACATTGGGATGCAAGGTAAATCAAACTGAATCAGCGGCCATTGCTCAAATGTTTAAGGACAGCGGCTACACAGTGACGGAAATTGATCAGCCGGCCCATGTGTATATTATCAACACCTGTACCGTTACCCATTTAAGCGACCGCAAAAGCCGCCAAGTAATCCGCCGGGCGGTAAAAGCAAACCCTGACGGACTGGTGGTGGTAACCGGTTGTTATGCCCAAACATCACCGGGGGAAGTGATAGAAATACCCGGTGTAGATTTAGTGGTGGGAACGGCGGATAAAAATAAAATAGTGCAATTGGTGGAAGAGGCGGCAAAAAAATTACCCCAACCGCTCAAGGTGGTAGGTGACATATTTCAACTGAAGAAGTTTCAGGAAATGCCCACAGCCACCGACAGCGGTAAAACCAGGGCCTTTATTAAGGTGCAGGAAGGCTGCGACAACCACTGTGCCTATTGCATTATTCCCTATGCCAGGGGCCCCTTGAGAAGTCGTAAGATTGAAAGCATAGTACAAGAATCAAAAGAACTGGTACAAAGGGGCTTTAAAGAAATAGTGCTCACCGGTATTCACACCGGTGCATATGGTTTGGATTTTAAGGACGGCACTGAGCTATCAACGCTGGTAAAGGAGCTGGTGCAGTTGCCCGGCTTGGCTCGCCTGCGTCTTAGTTCGGTGGAGCCTAACGATATAACTCCGGAATTGATAAGGGTGATGGTCCAGTCAAAGGTTTTTTGTAACCACCTGCATATTCCCCTGCAAAGCGGGGATGATCAGGTGTTAAAATCAATGAGGCGCCGGTATAACACCGGGCAATTTGCACAATTAATAGGGAAAATTAGGGAGAAAATACCTCATATAGCCATTACCACCGATGTAATTGTGGGTTTTCCCGGCGAAACCGATGAAATGTTTGAAAATACCTATCAATACTGCCGGCAGATGGCTTTTTCCGGCATGCACGTCTTTAAGTATTCGCCCCGCAGGGGTACCCCGGCGGCGGATTTTCCCAACCAGGTAGACGCCAAGGATAAGGAAAGGCGCAGTTACAGATTAATTGAATTGGGCTGCCGGCTGGCCGAAAATTATGCGGCCAAAGCCCTGGGCAAAACTGTAGAGGTGTTGGCAGAACAAAGGGTCAAAGACAAACCGGATCAATGGGAAGGGTTGACTGATACCTACTTGCGGGTGGAATTTTCTGCGCCCGGAAATATCAAAGGTCGGCTGGTAAAGGTGCTGGTAACCGGTACAAATGAACAAAGATTGTTTGGCAAAATAAATCAATAGCAGCAGGATTTATCAACATTTCGTTGAATACCTGAATATATCTGTATAATGAAAAACATTTAATAAAAAAATAGTATTAAATAAAATCAAGCTAATTACCCAAACCATCATATAACAATTTTACGGTCGTGGGAGGAGGTGCAATATGTCAGACTGCCTTTTTTGTAAAATAATAAACAAGGAAATCCCTGCTGATGTTGTATACGAGGATGAACTTGTACTGGCATTTAAGGACATCAATCCGGTGGCACCTACCCATATATTAATTATCCCTAAAAAACATATTCCTACCTTGGCCGATTTACAACCCGAAGATGCCGAGGTGATGGGACATATAGTGCTCACTGCTAAGGAATTGGCAGCTAAGCAGGGTTTAGATGAAAATGGCTATCGGCTGGTATCGAACTGCAAAGATGATGGCGGACAAACGGTTTTTCACATCCATTTTCACCTAGTGGGTGGCAGATACTTTGCTTGGCCGCCCGGTTAAGGGCTTATTTGACGTTGACTTGGCCTAGCTAATTATGTATAATGTACGAGTGTTCTTTAATAAAGGATGATTTTATGTTTTATAAATGGTACTCTCTGTTTGATGGATTGTCGGAGGGAGGGAAGAGAAGTGGCTGAAGTTAGAGTGGGTAAAAACGAAACACTGGACAGCGCCCTCCGGCGCTTTAAGCGCACCTGCCAAAAGGCTGGGGTTTTAGCTGAAGCTCGCAAACATGAAGCCTATGAAAAACCCAGTGTCAGGCGCAAGAAAAAATCAGAAGCTGCCCGTAAAAATGCAGCTCGTAGGCGGCGTCGTTCATTTTAATATTTAATATAAAAGCCTAAATGTCTGGCACAATAATAAAAAGGTGCCAGGCATTTTTGTTTATACAGGCTCACCGGTGCACACATCTGCGCTTTTGCGCAGCATAAATACCTTAGATCAGGTATAAAAATATGGAAACCAATTAAAATAATGCTAGTGCAAGGGGGAGATAACTTTGCCCGAGTTATTTGTTTGGTTGGCGGTGTTAGCTTTAATATTGGGTGTGCTTTCGCTGCTGGTAGAGATATTGGTATTTCCCGGTTTCGGTGTGGCGGGCATGACCGGTGTACTGCTGTTAGTTTGGGGTGTGGTACTTCTCTCCACTGATATAGTACAGTCGGTACAGAGCCTGGTCATTGGCTTACTTATCACCATAGCCCTAATAATGTGGATTATCAGGTTCGGCCACAAACGAAAGTTTTGGCATAAACTGGCCCTGGGGGATCGGCAAGACCAGTCATACTCCTCTGCCAGGCAGGGGCTTAAAGATTTGCTGGGCAAGGAAGGTAAAGCCCTTACAAAATTGCGCCCGGCCGGGGCGGCAGAAATTGATGGCCAGCGAATAGACGTGGTTACCGAAGGCAGTTTCGTAGAACAGGGCACCCCATTGGTGGTAACCAAGGTGGAGGGCATGCGGGTGATTGTGAGGCCGGTTAGACCGCCGGCAGAATAATAAGACAAGAGATCCCTAGGAGGTGGAGTTTTTTGGTGGAAATTTTAGCTATCTTGATAGTATTTGGCTTGATATTTACTGTCATCACAATTATATTTAGTTTTATTCCGGTGGGCCTGTGGATATCGGCACTGGCTGCAGGGGTTAGGGTGGGCCTTATTACCTTGGTGGGTATGCGCCTAAGAAGAGTGCCGCCGGCTAAAATAATGAATCCCTTGGTAAAAGCCTATAAGGCCGGCCTTGATGTTACGGTAAACCAGTTAGAGGCCCACTACTTGGCCGGCGGTAATGTTGACCGGGTGGTAAATGCACTAATTGCCGCAGAGCGGGCCAACATAGACCTGCCCTTTGAACGGGCCGCTGCCATTGATTTGGCAGGCCGTGACGTGTTTGAAGCGGTGCAAATGAGTGTTAACCCCAAGGTAATAGAGACCCCCAATGTGTCGGCGGTGGCCAAGGACGGTATTGAAGTAAAGGTGGTGGCCCGGGTTACCGTGCGGGCCAATATTGATCGTTTGGTGGGCGGTGCCGGGGAAGATACCGTGCTGGCCCGTGTGGGTGAAGGTGTGGTATCCACAGTGGGCGGAATGGCAAATCACAAGGAAGTGCTGGAAAACCCCGATGCCATTTCCCATACGGTACTTAATAAAGGGCTGGATGCAGGTACTGCCTTTGAAATATTATCCATTGATATAGCTGATGTGGATGTGGGCCGTAATATCGGTGCCACCTTGCAAACTGACCAGGCTGAAGCCGACAAAAAGATTGCCCAGGCAAAGGCTGAAGAACGCCGGGCCATGGCGGTGGCAAAAGAGCAAGAGATGGTGGCCCTGGTGGAAGAGATGCGTGCTAAGGTTGTGGAAGCTGAGGCCCAGGTACCGCTGGCGCTGTCTGAGGCACTGCGCGAAGGAAAGCTTGGGGTAATGGATTATTATCATATGAAGAACATCATTGCTGACACAGAGATGCGTGACAGTTTTGGCCGCATGACAGAAAGCAGCTCAGAAAAGAGTAACCCCCATGACCCGGCCAAGGGATTAGGACCGGACGTAAGTGAGTAGGTGATAAATTGAGCGTAAGATTTGATTGGGATATTTTATTGGAGAAGGTTGAGCCAAAACCAGGGCAGCCAGAGACTGCCAATGTGCCGCCGCCAACCCAAAGGGAGGCGGTAATAGAGCGACAATCGGCACCGGAGCAAAATGAGACAGAGGAAAAGCCGGAGCATAAACCTATACCAAGGGTATCTGTGGCAGCTCCCAAAAGGCAAATTGATATACTGCGGGGCAAAATTACCCCGGAGTTAATTGTAAACGGCTTTATCATGTCCGAGGTGTTGGGCCCTCCCGGCGGCCTTGGTAAAGGCAGGTATGGGCGCTATTATAAAAGCAAATATTAGTAATTTTTTCCCTTCCTAAAGCATAGTGTTATGCCGAGGAGGGGATTTTTTTATGGCCTGGCAAGACTTTAGGAAGCGCATCAAAAGGCAGGTGTCAGACTTTTTGGAAATTCCCAGCGATGTAATGCTGGACTTGCCCAAGATTGTACTGGTGGGAGACTTGCAAGTTTTTATTGAAAACCACCGCGGTATTGTAGAATACACTTCCGAAGTGGTGAGGGTAATTGTGGGTGAAGGTGAAATTTGTATAAACGGAAAGAATTTGACCATTAGAAACATAATGGCTGACGAAATTATTGTAGAAGGCAAAATAATGAATATAAATTTAAACAACTAGCTATTTGATGGGGGGTGGGTGTAAAATGTTTCTTTTTAGATTGATGTCCTATTTGTTCGGACATGTTTCTTTGGTGGTCAACGGTAAGATGCTGGAAAAATTCATTAATATGGCATCCAGCCGGGGCATTTACCTTTGGGATATAACCAGGATAAGTGCCGACAAGGTGTTGGTTAAAGTAAGGCTTTCTGGGGTTAAGCCCCTGAGGCACATTGCCCGGGAAACCCAGTCTAGGTTTAAAATTACATCCCGGGAAGGCATACCTTTCTTAATAGACCGCATGAAAAAACGTAAAATGCTGGTGCTAGGTGCATTTGTTTTTCTGCTGGTGTTGTACATGCTGTCTTCCTTTGTGTGGTTTATAGAGGTTGACGGCAATGATAAGATAGCTAAAAAGGAAGTGTTGCTGGCTGCCAAGCAGGGGGGCTTGACCCCGGGGGTAATTAAGTGGAATGTGGATACGGCCATGGTAGAGCGGGCCATAAAAGACCAACTGCCCACCGTTGCCTGGACAGGGGTGTATATTAAAGGCACCAAGGCAACAATAGAGGTGGTGGAGAAAAAAATGCCGGAAGGTGCTGATGCCGGCCCTGCCCACCTTGTGGCTAAGAAACCGGGGCTGGTGAAAGATATATTGGTGTTGGAAGGCCAAGCTGCCGTGGAGGAAGGAGATACTGTGGCGGAAGGCCAAATACTTATATCAGGGGAAATTTTACCTGAAGTTAACCCTGATTTGCCATCCCCCCTCGGTTTAGATGAAGCCCCCCTGCCAATGGAAATGCCCCGCTATGTACAGGCTAAAGGTATGGTAAAGGCCAGGGTGTGGTATGAAGGATATGGTGAAGGACAAATGTTAGAGGTTGGGGTAAAGCCCTCCGGCCGTCGAGTGGAACGGGTTTGTATGAAAATTGCAGGGAAGGAAATAATTTTAAAAGGCCCCAAGACTATTCCCTTTACTGAATATGACATGCAAGAAGAAGTTTTAAGTATGCCTTCTTGGAGGAATATTTCGGTGCCCGTCGAAATTAACAAAGTACAATACTTGGAAATGCTGGAGTACCGCCAAGAGCGCACCCGGGCAGAGGCCCACCGGCTGGCTGAGCAAAATGCTTTGGCAGCAATAAAAGAACAGTTGCCGGACCATGCCAGAGTAATGGAACAGCGGGTGGAAC is a window encoding:
- the rpsU gene encoding 30S ribosomal protein S21, which encodes MAEVRVGKNETLDSALRRFKRTCQKAGVLAEARKHEAYEKPSVRRKKKSEAARKNAARRRRRSF
- the mtaB gene encoding tRNA (N(6)-L-threonylcarbamoyladenosine(37)-C(2))-methylthiotransferase MtaB, encoding MSQKTVAIHTLGCKVNQTESAAIAQMFKDSGYTVTEIDQPAHVYIINTCTVTHLSDRKSRQVIRRAVKANPDGLVVVTGCYAQTSPGEVIEIPGVDLVVGTADKNKIVQLVEEAAKKLPQPLKVVGDIFQLKKFQEMPTATDSGKTRAFIKVQEGCDNHCAYCIIPYARGPLRSRKIESIVQESKELVQRGFKEIVLTGIHTGAYGLDFKDGTELSTLVKELVQLPGLARLRLSSVEPNDITPELIRVMVQSKVFCNHLHIPLQSGDDQVLKSMRRRYNTGQFAQLIGKIREKIPHIAITTDVIVGFPGETDEMFENTYQYCRQMAFSGMHVFKYSPRRGTPAADFPNQVDAKDKERRSYRLIELGCRLAENYAAKALGKTVEVLAEQRVKDKPDQWEGLTDTYLRVEFSAPGNIKGRLVKVLVTGTNEQRLFGKINQ
- a CDS encoding 16S rRNA (uracil(1498)-N(3))-methyltransferase, with the protein product MARFFVEPDNIKGRQGVIVGPDVKHINKVLRLKEGDEVTLLDGVGNCYLSRISVNTKDKVICEILEKTDAGGEPPVAITLVQCLPKGDKTELIIQKGTELGIKRFIPLKCTRSVVKLDDKKGAERRKRWQRVALEAAKQCRRAQVPQVDLPTTWQQMLAGLPKDALLLMPYEGERTTSLKEVLSRRQGHENVYIIIGPEGGFAPEEVELACRHGVKTVSLGPRILRTETVGLTMAGVIMYLYGDLGGI
- a CDS encoding histidine triad nucleotide-binding protein encodes the protein MSDCLFCKIINKEIPADVVYEDELVLAFKDINPVAPTHILIIPKKHIPTLADLQPEDAEVMGHIVLTAKELAAKQGLDENGYRLVSNCKDDGGQTVFHIHFHLVGGRYFAWPPG
- the yqfD gene encoding sporulation protein YqfD; this translates as MFLFRLMSYLFGHVSLVVNGKMLEKFINMASSRGIYLWDITRISADKVLVKVRLSGVKPLRHIARETQSRFKITSREGIPFLIDRMKKRKMLVLGAFVFLLVLYMLSSFVWFIEVDGNDKIAKKEVLLAAKQGGLTPGVIKWNVDTAMVERAIKDQLPTVAWTGVYIKGTKATIEVVEKKMPEGADAGPAHLVAKKPGLVKDILVLEGQAAVEEGDTVAEGQILISGEILPEVNPDLPSPLGLDEAPLPMEMPRYVQAKGMVKARVWYEGYGEGQMLEVGVKPSGRRVERVCMKIAGKEIILKGPKTIPFTEYDMQEEVLSMPSWRNISVPVEINKVQYLEMLEYRQERTRAEAHRLAEQNALAAIKEQLPDHARVMEQRVERIETGQQENLVRVRVFVEALEDIGISRPFQP
- a CDS encoding NfeD family protein, which produces MPELFVWLAVLALILGVLSLLVEILVFPGFGVAGMTGVLLLVWGVVLLSTDIVQSVQSLVIGLLITIALIMWIIRFGHKRKFWHKLALGDRQDQSYSSARQGLKDLLGKEGKALTKLRPAGAAEIDGQRIDVVTEGSFVEQGTPLVVTKVEGMRVIVRPVRPPAE
- the yqfC gene encoding sporulation protein YqfC, which produces MAWQDFRKRIKRQVSDFLEIPSDVMLDLPKIVLVGDLQVFIENHRGIVEYTSEVVRVIVGEGEICINGKNLTIRNIMADEIIVEGKIMNINLNN
- the floA gene encoding flotillin-like protein FloA (flotillin-like protein involved in membrane lipid rafts), which encodes MEILAILIVFGLIFTVITIIFSFIPVGLWISALAAGVRVGLITLVGMRLRRVPPAKIMNPLVKAYKAGLDVTVNQLEAHYLAGGNVDRVVNALIAAERANIDLPFERAAAIDLAGRDVFEAVQMSVNPKVIETPNVSAVAKDGIEVKVVARVTVRANIDRLVGGAGEDTVLARVGEGVVSTVGGMANHKEVLENPDAISHTVLNKGLDAGTAFEILSIDIADVDVGRNIGATLQTDQAEADKKIAQAKAEERRAMAVAKEQEMVALVEEMRAKVVEAEAQVPLALSEALREGKLGVMDYYHMKNIIADTEMRDSFGRMTESSSEKSNPHDPAKGLGPDVSE